One part of the Streptomyces ferrugineus genome encodes these proteins:
- a CDS encoding bifunctional DNA primase/polymerase, with amino-acid sequence MFSVEETIPATEAAQIPKQRGESLLETAVRYAEERHWDVFPGTWLEAVDGVQYCSCGDAACPAPGAHPSRPDWATQATGSATVARRMWQKQPNASILLPTGRTFDSISVPETAGFLALARMERMELSLGPVTLTPDRRMHFFVLPGAAVKVPELVRKLGWSIGSLDLLALGEGAYVAGPPTRFGSRGAVQWACRPTPANRWLPDAEELISPLAYACGRDR; translated from the coding sequence GTGTTCAGCGTGGAAGAGACGATCCCGGCCACCGAAGCCGCACAGATTCCGAAGCAGCGCGGGGAATCGCTGCTGGAAACCGCCGTTCGTTACGCCGAGGAGCGCCACTGGGACGTGTTCCCCGGCACATGGCTGGAAGCCGTCGACGGCGTGCAGTACTGCTCCTGCGGTGACGCCGCGTGCCCCGCGCCGGGCGCGCACCCCTCGCGCCCGGACTGGGCGACGCAGGCGACCGGGAGCGCGACGGTCGCACGCCGGATGTGGCAGAAACAGCCGAACGCGTCGATCCTGCTGCCGACGGGACGCACCTTCGACTCGATCTCCGTCCCGGAGACGGCCGGGTTCCTCGCGCTGGCCCGGATGGAGCGGATGGAGCTGTCGCTGGGGCCGGTGACGTTGACGCCGGATCGTCGGATGCACTTCTTCGTGCTGCCGGGCGCCGCGGTGAAGGTGCCCGAACTGGTCCGCAAGCTGGGCTGGTCGATCGGGTCGCTGGATCTGCTCGCGCTCGGCGAGGGCGCCTATGTCGCCGGGCCCCCCACTCGGTTCGGCTCCCGCGGGGCCGTGCAGTGGGCCTGCCGGCCCACGCCGGCCAATCGGTGGCTGCCGGACGCGGAGGAGTTGATCTCGCCGCTGGCGTACGCGTGCGGGCGGGACAGGTAA
- a CDS encoding transcriptional regulator, which translates to MAARPLVARQPNERLQALIQEAGCSNAGLARRVNMCGAEHGLDLRYDKTSVARWLRGQQPRGRAPAIIAEALGRKLGRTVTIDEIGMANGKNLASGVGLQFSPTVLGAIEQVCELWRSDVGRRDFLSGSSVAASALVEPSRDWLISSPDSQVARSAGPRVGPSDVAAVRAMTQALVDLDHQYGSGHVRPVVVHYLNSVVSGLLAGSYREAIGRELFAAVARLTELAGYMAVDTGQPGLAQRYYIQALRLAQAAGDRGYGGYVLAASMSHLAAQLGNPREIAQLARAAQEGARGRVTPRAESMFHAAEARGHALMGDARAAQAASARAVTALESADAESGDDPAWIAHFNEAYLADELAHCHRDLGQAEAAARSAEESLAGLPETKARRRAIGYVLLATAQVQKREIEQACHTGLQAVELLETLRSNRGAEYLEDFQQRLEPFRDEPVVREFGARLDLQAAA; encoded by the coding sequence ATGGCCGCAAGGCCTCTCGTCGCGCGACAGCCGAATGAACGGCTGCAGGCGCTCATCCAGGAAGCGGGTTGCTCGAACGCCGGGCTGGCCCGCAGGGTCAACATGTGCGGTGCCGAGCACGGCCTCGATCTGCGCTACGACAAGACGTCCGTGGCCCGTTGGCTGCGCGGACAGCAGCCTCGGGGACGGGCGCCGGCGATCATCGCCGAGGCGCTCGGCCGCAAACTGGGCCGTACGGTCACGATCGACGAGATCGGCATGGCCAACGGCAAGAACCTCGCGTCCGGCGTCGGTCTCCAGTTCTCGCCGACGGTACTGGGGGCCATCGAGCAGGTCTGCGAGCTGTGGCGCAGCGATGTCGGGCGGCGGGACTTCCTGTCCGGCTCGTCCGTCGCCGCGTCCGCGCTGGTCGAGCCCAGCCGCGACTGGCTGATCTCGTCACCGGACTCACAGGTGGCGCGCTCGGCGGGGCCGCGCGTGGGGCCGTCCGACGTGGCGGCCGTGCGGGCGATGACGCAGGCGCTGGTGGACCTTGACCATCAGTACGGCAGCGGGCATGTGCGCCCGGTCGTCGTGCACTACCTCAACAGCGTCGTCTCCGGGCTGCTGGCCGGCTCCTACCGGGAGGCGATCGGACGGGAACTCTTCGCCGCCGTCGCGCGGTTGACCGAGCTCGCCGGGTACATGGCCGTCGACACCGGGCAACCGGGACTCGCCCAGCGCTACTACATCCAGGCGCTGCGCCTCGCACAGGCCGCGGGCGACCGGGGGTACGGCGGCTATGTGCTGGCCGCCTCCATGAGCCATCTCGCCGCGCAGCTCGGGAACCCGCGGGAGATCGCGCAGTTGGCACGGGCGGCGCAGGAAGGGGCGCGGGGGCGCGTGACCCCGCGCGCGGAGTCCATGTTCCATGCGGCCGAGGCGCGTGGGCACGCCCTGATGGGCGATGCCAGGGCCGCCCAGGCGGCGTCCGCACGTGCCGTGACCGCCCTGGAGTCGGCGGACGCGGAGTCCGGCGACGACCCGGCGTGGATCGCGCACTTCAACGAGGCGTATCTCGCCGACGAGTTGGCGCACTGCCACCGCGACCTCGGTCAGGCCGAGGCGGCGGCGCGGTCCGCCGAGGAGTCGCTGGCCGGGCTCCCCGAGACGAAGGCGCGGCGCCGGGCCATCGGTTATGTGTTGCTCGCCACAGCACAGGTGCAGAAGCGCGAGATCGAACAGGCCTGCCACACCGGGCTGCAGGCCGTCGAGCTCCTGGAGACCCTGCGCTCCAACCGGGGCGCCGAGTATCTCGAGGACTTCCAGCAGCGTCTGGAGCCGTTCCGGGACGAGCCGGTGGTCAGGGAGTTCGGGGCACGGCTGGACCTTCAGGCGGCCGCGTGA
- a CDS encoding ABC transporter substrate-binding protein, with protein sequence MTGRPRMRSPHFPTTTDRPVKTTARAAAALVACASLAVGCGVIPGTTGGSGDGTITVMTWAPQDTKATNKPGMPALAQAYARWVNAQGGIGGRKLKVLTCNERNDSVAAARCADRAIDEDVVAVVGSYSQYGDTFLPSLEGAGIPYIGGYGVTNAEFTSPLSYPVNGGQPTLLAGLGRELARDCGPVALVRPDSIAGDELPPLLNSGLKAGRHSEAADQLADDDATEYQRQSVRALDYSTTNPSDAGCVVPALGDRTSTFMDSFRRARAEYPDVRTAAVLGSVDQTVINSTGGASTYDGSYITGWYPVASDPRWDPMKKVISEHAFGDNRIDPADAGVQTTWIAYTVFKKVVESLGDGEVSAGTVRSALNNGLKVSTGGLTPALRWKFQDVLASVGYPRLVNRAVSLQVVRDGRLVAARKGFIDVTKTLESAELN encoded by the coding sequence ATGACCGGCAGGCCACGCATGCGCAGTCCGCACTTCCCCACGACCACCGACCGGCCCGTCAAAACGACCGCTCGGGCGGCGGCAGCGCTGGTGGCGTGTGCCTCGCTCGCCGTCGGGTGCGGTGTCATCCCCGGTACCACGGGGGGTTCCGGGGATGGCACGATCACTGTCATGACCTGGGCGCCACAGGACACCAAGGCGACCAACAAGCCCGGCATGCCGGCCCTGGCACAGGCCTACGCCCGCTGGGTCAACGCCCAGGGCGGCATCGGCGGCCGCAAGCTGAAGGTCCTCACCTGCAACGAGCGCAACGACAGCGTGGCCGCGGCGAGGTGCGCCGACCGCGCGATCGACGAGGACGTCGTCGCCGTCGTCGGCTCCTACAGCCAGTACGGCGACACCTTCCTGCCCTCGCTGGAGGGCGCCGGCATCCCCTACATAGGCGGCTACGGCGTCACCAACGCCGAGTTCACCAGCCCGCTCTCCTACCCCGTCAACGGCGGCCAGCCCACCCTCCTCGCCGGCCTCGGCAGGGAACTGGCCCGCGACTGCGGCCCGGTCGCGCTGGTACGGCCCGACAGCATCGCCGGCGACGAACTGCCGCCGCTGCTGAACTCCGGCCTCAAGGCGGGCCGGCACTCGGAAGCGGCCGACCAGCTCGCCGACGACGACGCCACCGAGTACCAGCGCCAGTCGGTGCGGGCGCTGGACTACTCCACCACGAACCCGTCGGACGCGGGCTGTGTGGTGCCCGCCCTCGGCGACCGCACCAGCACCTTCATGGACTCCTTCCGGCGGGCCCGCGCGGAGTACCCCGACGTGCGCACCGCGGCCGTCCTCGGCAGCGTCGACCAGACCGTGATCAACTCGACCGGCGGGGCATCGACGTACGACGGTTCGTACATCACCGGCTGGTACCCCGTCGCGAGCGATCCGCGCTGGGACCCGATGAAGAAGGTGATCAGCGAGCATGCCTTCGGCGACAACCGCATCGACCCCGCGGACGCCGGTGTGCAGACCACGTGGATCGCCTACACGGTGTTCAAGAAGGTCGTGGAGTCGCTCGGCGACGGCGAGGTGAGCGCCGGCACCGTGCGCAGCGCGCTGAACAACGGTCTGAAGGTCTCCACGGGCGGGCTCACCCCGGCCCTGCGGTGGAAGTTCCAGGACGTCCTGGCCTCCGTCGGCTACCCCCGGCTGGTCAACCGGGCGGTGTCTCTCCAGGTCGTCCGGGACGGGCGGCTGGTGGCCGCCCGCAAGGGCTTCATCGACGTGACGAAGACGCTCGAGAGCGCCGAACTGAACTGA
- a CDS encoding ABC transporter ATP-binding protein has product MTSAVCVRGLWKRFGQQVAVAGIDLDLPAGKFIGLVGPNGAGKTTTLSMVTGLLRPDQGSVEVVGHDVWRDPVEVKARIGVLPEGLRLFERLSGRELLAYTGRLRGLPGAEVDKRATQLLDVLDLAGAQHKLVVDYSTGMRKKIGLAAALLHNPEVLFLDEPFEGVDPVSAQTIRGVLERYTASGATVVFSSHVMELVESLCDWVAVMAAGRIRAHGPLADVRGEAASLQQAFLELVGANGRDASSHLDWLGGGAR; this is encoded by the coding sequence ATGACGTCGGCCGTATGTGTGCGCGGGCTCTGGAAGCGGTTCGGGCAGCAGGTTGCTGTTGCCGGGATCGACCTGGATCTGCCCGCCGGGAAGTTCATCGGGCTTGTCGGTCCCAATGGGGCCGGGAAGACCACCACCCTCTCGATGGTGACCGGGCTGCTGCGGCCCGATCAGGGCTCCGTCGAAGTCGTCGGGCACGACGTGTGGCGGGACCCCGTCGAGGTGAAGGCCCGGATCGGGGTGCTGCCTGAAGGGCTTCGGCTCTTCGAGCGGCTCTCCGGGCGGGAACTGCTCGCCTACACGGGCCGGCTGCGCGGTCTTCCCGGCGCCGAGGTCGACAAGCGGGCCACCCAGCTCCTCGACGTCCTCGATCTGGCGGGTGCCCAGCACAAGCTGGTCGTCGACTACTCGACCGGTATGCGCAAGAAGATCGGGCTCGCGGCGGCGCTGCTGCACAACCCCGAAGTGCTGTTCCTGGACGAGCCGTTCGAGGGCGTCGACCCCGTCTCCGCCCAGACCATCCGCGGCGTACTGGAGCGCTACACCGCCTCCGGCGCGACCGTCGTCTTCTCCTCCCACGTCATGGAGCTCGTCGAGTCGCTGTGCGACTGGGTCGCCGTCATGGCCGCCGGACGCATCCGGGCCCACGGCCCCCTCGCCGACGTACGCGGCGAGGCGGCCTCGCTGCAGCAGGCGTTCCTCGAACTCGTCGGCGCGAACGGCCGCGACGCCTCCTCCCACCTCGACTGGCTGGGCGGCGGGGCGCGATGA
- a CDS encoding transporter, with protein MSTAVTGVFVRLKLSLLRNGLRQSAGRRAAYIASAVVVLLFAALQLLGLIMLRGTAHADSVVVILVAVLALGWAVMPLFFPGGDETLDATRLVMLPLRPRSLVRALLAASLVGIGPLFTLCLFTGSAIALAHGGPAYVVGVIAVVLALLVCVALARAVAAANIRLLTSRKGRDLAVLSGLVIAIGAQVVNFGAQRLGSSGLAELDPAADVLRWLLPASAIGAVQSVSEGAYGTGVLQLALSVAALVALIAVWSRHLTRLMTSPDGSTLQAATETAVRQRTPTGLARLLPAGRTGTVMERSLRYVWRDPKTKAAWVTSLAIGLIVPLFNALQGTGSIYFACFAAGMLGIQMYNQFGQDTSAFWMVALTISSRRDAYVELRGRALALLLITLPYATLVTVLTTALLGDWQRLPEVLGLSFALLGAMLATGAWTSARFPYSIPQEGYKNVAPGQAGLAWISIFGGMIAAALLCAPVIAVTIWLNVSDGGEDWTWLLLPAGAAYGAAITLLGLRLAAPRTAARLPEILTAVSKG; from the coding sequence ATGAGCACCGCTGTGACCGGAGTCTTCGTACGGCTGAAGCTGTCGCTGCTCAGGAACGGACTACGGCAGTCCGCCGGCCGCCGGGCCGCCTACATCGCGTCGGCCGTCGTGGTCCTCCTCTTCGCCGCGCTCCAGCTCCTCGGCCTGATCATGCTGCGCGGCACCGCGCACGCCGACTCCGTGGTCGTCATCCTGGTCGCCGTCCTGGCACTCGGCTGGGCGGTGATGCCGCTGTTCTTCCCCGGCGGGGACGAGACCCTCGACGCGACGCGTCTGGTGATGCTGCCCCTGCGCCCCCGCTCCCTGGTCCGGGCCCTGCTCGCGGCCTCGCTCGTCGGCATAGGGCCGCTGTTCACGCTCTGCCTGTTCACCGGTTCGGCGATCGCCCTCGCACACGGCGGACCGGCCTACGTCGTCGGCGTCATCGCCGTCGTCCTGGCCCTGTTGGTGTGCGTGGCGCTGGCACGGGCCGTCGCCGCCGCCAACATCCGGCTGCTGACCAGTCGCAAGGGCCGCGATCTGGCGGTGCTGAGCGGGCTGGTCATCGCGATCGGGGCGCAGGTGGTGAACTTCGGTGCGCAGCGGCTGGGTTCATCGGGACTGGCCGAGCTCGACCCGGCGGCGGACGTGCTGCGCTGGCTGCTGCCGGCGTCCGCGATCGGGGCGGTGCAGTCGGTGAGCGAGGGGGCGTACGGCACCGGCGTCCTCCAACTCGCCCTGAGCGTGGCCGCGTTGGTGGCGCTGATCGCCGTATGGTCCCGTCACCTCACCCGTCTGATGACCTCCCCCGACGGCTCCACGCTCCAGGCGGCCACCGAGACCGCCGTACGGCAGCGCACCCCCACCGGTCTGGCCCGTCTGCTGCCGGCCGGCCGCACCGGCACCGTCATGGAACGCAGCCTGCGCTACGTCTGGCGCGACCCGAAGACCAAGGCGGCCTGGGTGACCTCGCTCGCCATCGGCCTGATCGTGCCGCTGTTCAACGCGCTGCAGGGCACCGGCTCGATCTACTTCGCGTGCTTCGCCGCCGGGATGCTCGGCATCCAGATGTACAACCAGTTCGGGCAGGACACCTCCGCGTTCTGGATGGTCGCGCTGACCATCTCCTCCCGCCGGGACGCCTATGTGGAGCTGCGCGGCCGGGCCCTGGCCCTGTTGCTGATCACCCTCCCCTACGCCACCCTCGTCACCGTCCTGACGACGGCACTCCTCGGCGACTGGCAAAGGCTCCCCGAGGTGCTGGGCCTGTCCTTCGCCCTCCTCGGCGCGATGCTGGCCACCGGCGCCTGGACGTCGGCCCGCTTCCCCTACTCCATCCCCCAGGAGGGCTACAAGAACGTCGCCCCGGGCCAGGCCGGCCTCGCCTGGATCTCGATCTTCGGCGGCATGATCGCGGCGGCCCTGCTGTGCGCCCCCGTCATCGCGGTGACGATCTGGCTGAACGTCAGCGACGGCGGGGAGGACTGGACGTGGCTGCTGCTGCCGGCGGGCGCCGCCTACGGGGCGGCGATCACCCTGCTGGGACTACGGCTGGCGGCCCCGCGAACGGCGGCCCGGCTGCCGGAGATCTTGACGGCGGTGAGCAAGGGCTGA